The bacterium genome segment CTCGGATCCGTCGTGCGGGCGAGGGCAAGAATACCCCGATTCTGGCCGCGGACTTCATCCCGCCGGTGACCGACGTCGCTGCCTGGAGAGCCCTCTCCGACCTCGGCGACAAGGTCATGCACAAGGTCGAAGCTCGCTATCGCATGCTGCGCGCGGGAATCGACGAGCGGCGCATGGTCCTCGACACCGAGCGCCAGGGCGGTTGGCAGCTGGTGTTCAAGTTGCAGATCGTCGGCAGCTTTTTGCACGTCTTGCGCCAGCTGGTGGTGGTGCCGGGGACCCATCCGTTCCAGCTCTATCTCGAGCTGGCGCGTCTTGCCGGCGAGCTGTCGATCTTCGAGCGGGGCGGCGCCGAAGTGCTGCCGGTGGCGGCCTACGATCATGACCGGCTGGGCCCGTGTTTCCACGAGCTCACCTACACCGTTCACCGTCTGCTAGACCAGATCCTCACCGGCGGCTTCATCCAGATACCGTTTCGGCCGGAGGAAGACGGCGAGCTGCTGGTGGCGCGGCTGCAAGACGACTACCTCGACTCGCTCGACGAGATCTATCTCTGCGTCGAGAGCAATTTGAGGGGCGACGACCTCGAGGAGCGCATCGAGATTTCGAAGTTTGCCGCCGCGTCAGACCTGCCGGAGCTGCGGCTCAGCCGCCTGCCCGGTCTCGACATCGAGATCCAGAAAGAGAGCCCGCGAGGCCTGCCGGCGGAGAAGAACCTCCACTACTTCTCGATCGCTCAGCAGGGCGAATACTGGGAGAACGTGATCCGGCACCGCCAGGTGGCGATTTCCAATGCCGACAAGCTACTCAAGTTCAGCCTGTCGATTCTGCTGACGGAGCAGGCCGACTGAAGTGGATGCGGGAGAACACCGGCGGCGAGCCTGTCGCCCTCGAGGTGAGCCTACGATGAACGAGTTTGATCGCAATGAACGAGGTGAGACTACGATGAACGGGGTGACACTACGATGAACGGGGCAACGTCG includes the following:
- a CDS encoding type VI secretion system baseplate subunit TssK; this encodes RIRRAGEGKNTPILAADFIPPVTDVAAWRALSDLGDKVMHKVEARYRMLRAGIDERRMVLDTERQGGWQLVFKLQIVGSFLHVLRQLVVVPGTHPFQLYLELARLAGELSIFERGGAEVLPVAAYDHDRLGPCFHELTYTVHRLLDQILTGGFIQIPFRPEEDGELLVARLQDDYLDSLDEIYLCVESNLRGDDLEERIEISKFAAASDLPELRLSRLPGLDIEIQKESPRGLPAEKNLHYFSIAQQGEYWENVIRHRQVAISNADKLLKFSLSILLTEQAD